The following coding sequences are from one Parabacteroides pacaensis window:
- the aroB gene encoding 3-dehydroquinate synthase has translation MPEQKVIICKNLQAELSTLLNSVSYDKLFVLTDTNTKEKCYPLLSEVPELKNAPVFTVMAGDTHKSLDQVADIWMRLSNGGASRKSLLLNVGGGMITDMGGFAAATFKRGIKSVNIPTTLMASVDAAVGGKTGINFNGLKNEIGSFYPPLCVLIDSSFLQTLDFENLLSGYAEMIKHGLISTPDIYHEILAFDLDKVDYTQLNEMVAKSVAVKERIVAEDPFEKGIRKALNLGHTVGHAFESLSFQKCNPILHGHAVAAGLVCELYLSHKVCGFPMELLSQTVYYIKEYYRAFVYNCDDYETLYELMKHDKKNESGIINFTLLSGIGEVKINQSVTKEVLLESLDFYRESFGF, from the coding sequence ATGCCGGAACAAAAAGTAATTATATGTAAGAATCTGCAAGCCGAATTGAGTACATTGCTAAATTCTGTTTCTTATGATAAATTATTTGTGCTTACAGATACCAATACGAAAGAAAAATGTTATCCCTTGTTGAGTGAGGTACCGGAGTTGAAGAACGCTCCGGTCTTTACTGTTATGGCAGGGGATACACACAAAAGTCTGGACCAGGTGGCTGATATCTGGATGCGTCTTTCCAATGGAGGAGCCTCCCGGAAGTCCTTGTTGCTGAATGTAGGCGGAGGAATGATTACAGATATGGGAGGATTTGCAGCCGCTACTTTTAAAAGAGGAATTAAGTCGGTTAATATCCCTACTACGTTAATGGCTTCTGTAGATGCTGCCGTAGGTGGAAAGACGGGTATTAATTTTAATGGCCTGAAAAATGAAATCGGTTCGTTTTATCCGCCTTTGTGTGTATTGATCGATTCCTCGTTTTTACAAACACTCGATTTTGAAAATCTCCTTTCCGGCTATGCGGAAATGATTAAACACGGGTTGATTAGCACACCGGATATTTACCATGAGATTTTGGCTTTTGACTTGGATAAAGTAGATTATACGCAACTGAATGAGATGGTTGCTAAATCGGTAGCGGTAAAAGAACGGATTGTCGCAGAAGACCCGTTTGAAAAGGGTATCCGTAAGGCATTGAATTTAGGCCATACCGTAGGACATGCTTTTGAAAGTCTTTCGTTTCAAAAGTGTAATCCTATTTTGCATGGACATGCCGTAGCGGCCGGATTGGTATGTGAACTGTACCTTTCTCATAAAGTGTGTGGTTTCCCGATGGAGTTATTATCACAAACTGTTTATTATATAAAAGAGTATTATCGCGCTTTTGTTTATAATTGCGACGACTATGAAACGTTGTATGAATTAATGAAGCATGATAAAAAGAATGAATCGGGTATCATTAACTTTACTTTGCTTTCAGGGATAGGAGAAGTAAAAATTAATCAGTCCGTAACTAAAGAGGTATTATTAGAATCTTTAGATTTTTACCGGGAAAGTTTTGGATTTTAA
- the alaS gene encoding alanine--tRNA ligase codes for MLTAKETRESFKQFFASKGHQIVPSAPMVVKGDPTLMFTNAGMNQFKDIILGNVPRKYPRVADSQKCLRVSGKHNDLEEVGHDTYHHTMFEMLGNWSFGDYFKKEAIGWAWEYLVDVLKLNPERLYATVFEGSPAEGLDRDNEAAGYWEQFLPKDHIINGNKHDNFWEMGDTGPCGPCSEIHIDIRPDKERAEIDGLTLVNAGHPQVIEIWNLVFMQFNRKADGSLEPLPAKVIDTGMGFERLCMALQGKLSNYDTDVFQPIIKAVANLAGVSYGTDKEKDVAMRVIADHIRTIAFSITDGQLPSNAKAGYVIRRILRRAVRYGYTFLGRREAFMYKLLPVLIETMGDAYPELIAQKSLIEKVIKEEEESFLRTLETGIRLLDKTMEEAKAANKTTISGVDAFTLYDTYGFPLDLTELILRENGMDVNIEEFDVEMQKQKERARNAAAIETGDWVVLKEGESKFVGYDLMEVDAEILRYRKIKQKNKELYQVVLDQTPFYAEMGGQVGDHGWLINEEETVEVIDTKRENNLPVHLLTQLPKDVTASFKAKVNEKKRIQAECNHTATHLLHEALREVLGTHVEQKGSYVSPDSLRFDFSHFQKVTDEELRKVEKLANEKIRSNYPLVEHRSMPIAQAKELGAMALFGEKYGDEVRVVKYGTSVELCGGTHIPATGMIGQVRIIGESSIAAGVRRIEAVTAEGAEKFVNAQQDLLRELRMLMNNMPNLAQAIKKSIDENAEMKKQIEDYIKERAMQLKKEILARGIDKNGTKLYTFVGKGNTEAMKDVAFQMKGEVTDSFMFVAGIVDNAKCSLMVMISEDLIADGLHAGKLVKEAAKHIQGGGGGQPHFATAGGKNIDGLTIAVSSIIESAGLK; via the coding sequence ATGTTGACAGCAAAAGAAACACGTGAATCTTTCAAGCAATTCTTTGCTTCGAAAGGACATCAAATCGTTCCTTCCGCTCCTATGGTTGTAAAAGGAGACCCTACATTGATGTTTACGAATGCAGGGATGAATCAGTTTAAAGACATTATTTTAGGGAATGTTCCCCGGAAGTATCCACGCGTCGCGGACTCCCAGAAATGTCTTCGTGTAAGCGGTAAACATAACGATCTCGAAGAAGTAGGCCACGATACTTATCACCATACCATGTTTGAAATGTTAGGGAACTGGTCGTTTGGCGATTATTTTAAAAAAGAAGCTATTGGCTGGGCTTGGGAATATTTAGTTGATGTTTTGAAACTGAATCCCGAACGTTTATATGCGACAGTTTTCGAAGGAAGTCCTGCGGAAGGACTTGACCGCGATAATGAAGCAGCCGGCTATTGGGAGCAATTTTTGCCGAAAGACCATATTATCAATGGCAATAAGCACGATAATTTCTGGGAAATGGGGGATACGGGACCTTGCGGTCCTTGTTCGGAAATTCATATCGATATACGTCCTGATAAAGAACGTGCCGAGATAGACGGATTAACCTTAGTAAATGCCGGACACCCGCAAGTAATAGAAATCTGGAATCTGGTATTTATGCAATTCAACCGGAAAGCAGACGGTTCCTTAGAGCCGTTACCTGCCAAAGTAATTGATACCGGCATGGGATTTGAACGTCTTTGCATGGCTTTACAGGGAAAATTATCCAACTACGATACTGATGTATTTCAACCTATTATCAAGGCTGTAGCTAATCTGGCAGGAGTAAGCTATGGAACCGATAAAGAAAAAGATGTGGCTATGCGGGTGATTGCAGACCATATCCGCACGATTGCTTTTTCTATTACTGACGGGCAACTTCCGTCCAATGCAAAAGCCGGATATGTAATACGCCGTATTCTTCGCCGAGCCGTGCGGTACGGGTATACTTTTTTGGGAAGGCGTGAAGCTTTTATGTATAAACTTCTTCCCGTCCTGATTGAAACCATGGGAGATGCTTATCCGGAATTGATTGCCCAAAAAAGTTTAATTGAAAAAGTAATCAAGGAAGAAGAAGAATCGTTCCTGCGGACATTGGAAACAGGCATCCGTTTATTGGATAAAACAATGGAAGAAGCTAAGGCTGCTAATAAAACAACCATTAGCGGGGTAGATGCTTTTACTTTATACGATACGTATGGTTTCCCGTTAGACCTTACCGAATTGATTTTGCGTGAGAACGGCATGGATGTGAATATTGAAGAGTTCGATGTCGAAATGCAGAAACAAAAAGAACGTGCCCGGAATGCTGCCGCGATCGAAACAGGAGACTGGGTAGTATTGAAAGAAGGCGAAAGTAAGTTCGTAGGATATGATTTAATGGAAGTGGATGCCGAAATTCTACGGTATCGTAAAATTAAACAAAAAAATAAGGAATTATACCAGGTTGTATTAGACCAGACCCCCTTTTATGCAGAAATGGGGGGACAAGTAGGGGATCACGGTTGGTTAATCAATGAAGAGGAAACTGTGGAAGTAATAGATACGAAACGGGAAAATAACCTTCCGGTTCATTTATTAACCCAGTTACCTAAAGATGTAACCGCTTCATTTAAAGCGAAAGTAAATGAAAAGAAACGAATCCAAGCGGAATGTAACCATACGGCTACCCATTTATTGCATGAAGCTTTACGGGAAGTGTTAGGTACGCATGTGGAGCAAAAGGGTTCGTATGTATCACCGGATTCATTGCGGTTCGATTTTTCTCATTTCCAGAAAGTAACCGATGAAGAACTCCGTAAGGTTGAAAAGCTGGCCAATGAAAAGATTCGTTCTAACTACCCATTAGTAGAACATCGTTCCATGCCGATTGCTCAAGCGAAAGAATTAGGAGCTATGGCTTTATTTGGCGAAAAGTACGGTGACGAAGTCCGTGTGGTTAAATATGGCACTTCTGTCGAGTTGTGTGGGGGTACGCATATCCCTGCAACCGGCATGATCGGTCAGGTACGTATTATCGGAGAAAGTTCTATTGCGGCCGGTGTGCGTCGTATTGAAGCCGTTACGGCAGAAGGTGCGGAAAAGTTCGTGAATGCACAACAAGATTTATTGCGTGAACTTCGGATGTTAATGAATAATATGCCTAATCTAGCGCAGGCTATAAAGAAATCTATCGATGAAAATGCTGAAATGAAAAAGCAAATCGAAGATTATATTAAAGAAAGAGCCATGCAATTGAAAAAGGAAATATTAGCCCGGGGGATTGACAAGAATGGAACAAAGCTATATACCTTTGTAGGAAAAGGCAATACAGAGGCCATGAAAGATGTAGCTTTCCAGATGAAAGGAGAAGTGACGGATAGCTTTATGTTCGTTGCTGGAATTGTAGATAATGCTAAGTGTTCTTTGATGGTAATGATTAGTGAGGACTTGATTGCCGACGGCTTACATGCTGGAAAGCTAGTAAAGGAAGCTGCTAAACATATCCAGGGAGGAGGAGGCGGACAACCTCATTTTGCAACAGCCGGTGGAAAAAATATAGATGGCCTGACAATTGCCGTTTCATCGATTATTGAGTCAGCAGGTTTAAAGTGA